From the genome of candidate division WWE3 bacterium:
TAATGGCTCGTTATTTTCTGACGCTAAAAAGATCTGGCAGCTGTCACCAAACGCCTGGGCCTTCGCGGTTATCTCTGAAAGACTCGGGACCCAAAAATGATTAGCTTTGGCAGTCAGAGTAAAGATTTTATAAAAGTCGGCAATATTATTCGCGCTAGGATTTTTTAAAACGTCAATCCGAAGGCTGTCTTTTAACTGCTCCAGATTCTTTTGGGCTTGCCGCAAACAGTAACGCCCGTCTTTACTCATTAATTTTAGGCGTTCCTCTGGGGAAATGGTTAAATCTAAAATAATTGTTTTGGGGGCGGAGAGGGGCCAGCTATCTAGTTTAAACTTAGCTGCAATAATTTGATCGAGACTAGAGTTTTGGCGAGGCTCCAGTTTTGTTAAAAAAGCTCGGTTATCCCTTCCGATTCTTCTAATTTCCGCTATTAGCTTTGGTGTCAGCTCATTGGGGCGTTGGACTTTTATAATCGATGTCAGAGGCAACTTTTTAACTCTTACGGCCACCTCATTATCACCGTCTTTAAAATAAACTGATTCCCAGCCCAAAGCCTTTAAGAAATTACCCCACTCATGAGTCTGCCGAATATCAAGAATTTCCATTAAATATTAAGTTCGATCTGCTCATCTTTGGCTGTCGGTAGTCCATTGGGCCAGCAATGTTTTTGGTAATCACAAAATTTACAGGCGTTAAGGTTAGTCGTCCGCGCGAAGTCAAGACCGCGGAGGTTGACCATAGTCTTACGAATGACGTCCTTCAAATTATCCGTTTCGGCTTTAGTAATTACAAAAACTTCTTTTTTCCCATCATTTCCCCGGTCCCCTACAAAATCAAGCTCTGTTTCGGCGACTTCGTAACCATTAAAAGTCCGGTCGAGTTCTGTCAAAAGTTTGTAGAAAACGAGCTGTTGCTTGTAAGCGCCGTCTGAATATTTCGTCGTTCCCTCAATGTCTCCCCTGGTCTTGGGCTTGCCGGTTTTATAATCAACCACCCGGACCAGTTTTTTAACCGGGTCAATAACGTCAACCCGGTCCACTTTACCAACCAGCGGAATATCGTCCAGATAAATTTTACCGTAGCCATAACCAAATAATTTTTCGGTATAGAGCGGTTTTACTAAGTTGGCCCTATTACTTTCATAATAACTATTTAGGATTTTCTGACCCTGCGTCAACACTGCCTTCAGATCTTTAGGTGACAACAGTTCTTTAGTAGCCGCGTCAATAAAGACTGTGGTTAAAAGATCAACCTTCGGTAAAACTCCAGCCACTTTGTATTCCTGGAAGAATTTATCCAGAGCCATGTGAACAGCCGTTCCTAAGGATAAGCTACGACTCTTTGCTCGAGGGGTCCGAAGGAGATTGTTTAGTTTAAATTTATAGTGACACTCGGTATAAGTGTTTAGCGCGGTGACACTGAGTTTAAAGTCACGGAGGACCTCGGCTAAAAACTCTTTTTCTTCCGCCAAGGCCTTTTCGGTTGACGCAGGTACAGGCTGAAGAACTTCTTTAACAATTTCTATCGCGCGGTCTTCAAACTTTGACGGATCAATTTTCTCCTTTTTATCTTCTGAAATTTCGGCGATAAACATTGATGGCACGGCACCCTTAGAATTCTCACCATTTCCGGATAACGCATAGGTTAAATAGACTTGCGACTTGGCTCGCGTCAAAGCGACATAAAAAAGCCGGCGTTCGTCTTCATTCTTTTCTTTTTTAGAGAGATCGGTGTTTTTGAGAATCCCTTCAGGTAACTTAATTAACTCACGGACGCTGTTGTTACCCCATTTTTTATCTAAGCAACCAATAATAAAAACCACTTTAAATTCCAGTCCTTTAGCCCGATGGGCAGTGGTAAGTCGAACTGCGTTTTGACTAACATTTATTACGGTCTCAGCGATATTTAAATGATTATTCTGCATTATTTCCAAATTCTTAAGAAATTCTGAAAGACCAAGAGTCCGAGTCGCCAGATTTAGTTTCTTGACTTCACTAAACAAGGAATTAATTTTATTAAGCTTTTCGTGAGCATCGGGAAGATTCAGAAGCCACTCTAAAAAGCCACTTTCATTTAAAACTTGTTCAAAAAATTCCACGAAAGTTTTTTGGCTGTCCGCCTTCTCCCAAGCCAGCAATTTAGTCAGGAAATCTTTAAAACTGGCGACGTTTTTAACTTTACTGTTCTTTTCAAAATCCTGATGGTTGATCGCTTCCACAAAATTTATTTTGCAGTTGCTGGCAAAACGGGCCAGTTTAAGGACGTCGAGGGCGTCTATTTTAAGAAACTCGTAATTAAAAAGAGTAAACCAGTCGAGGTCGTCGGTTGACCTTCGGGCGTTGTCAATTGCTTTTAAAAGCAGGAGGAACTTTTGAATATCATAATCTTCCAAAACATCGTTACCGCCTTCCAGGTCATACTCAATTCCCAAGCGATCCAAAGTATCAGCAATCTGATCGCTGTCTTTATTGTGACGGTAAATAACAGCAATTTCTTTGGAATCAAGTCCTCCGTCGATTAACTCTTTAACCTTATTTCCGACGAAGAAATTCTCGGTGGTAGCGCTGCCAAACTCACCGACCAAAATCTTTGGACCGTCTTTAACAGCCGCGGCTTCTAGACCCTCTGGGATATCTGAAAATATTTTTGAAAGTCGCAGTTCGTTTTTGGATATTAACTCAGTCGCCGCGTCTAAAATGATTTGGGAGCTTCGATAATTCTTAGTTAACGAAATCTTTTGGCAGTTTTTGTAGCGCTTCACAAAGCCGACCATGTTTTCTGTTGATGCGCCTTGAAAACGATAAATGGATTGATTGGCATCCCCTACCACGAAGATATTCGGTTCGTCCCAAAAACTGGCCAGGAGACGTAGGACTTCGTTTTGGGCATTATTCGTATCCTGAAATTCGTCGACTAAAATGTACTGGTAGCGTTCTTGATATTTTCGCAAAAATTCCTCGTCGGTTTTAAATTTTTCAACGACGAAATTGATCATGTCCTCAAAATCGAAGAGGCCCTTCGTCTTAAGAGTTTCCTCGTAGGTTTTATAAATTGCGAAAAGTTCACGCTGTTTTTCTAAATTCTTCTCACGTTCAGCAATAGCACTTTTGCTAGTAACCTCGTCAACCGACGCTTCTTTAGTATTATCTTTACTTAATTTTTCGAATTCGTCTGGTGTCACTCCTTCCCGCTTCAACTCTTGCAACGCTTTAATAATCGCTGGCACATAGAAATAATGATTAGTGAATGGTTTTAAGGCATTAAATTCGCCTTTATCTAAAATTTCGCGAAAGATTTGCAGACGCTGTAAATCCGAAAGAGGCTCCAAATCCTCTACCATCGCAAACTGATCGGGACTACCTTTTATAATGTCGCTGCAAAAAGAGTGGAAGGTGGCAATGTTAACGTAATAGGCCGTTGGTCCAATCGTCTTTAAGAGTCGTTCCCGCATCGCCCGCACGCCGGATTCGGTGAAGGTCAACGCGAGCACCGCATCTGGGGGCACGTCCGTCTTCGTAAGAATGTTGGCAATTCGGGCGGCTAGAATCTGGGTCTTACCAGTCCCCGGCCCCGCCGCCACAAGGACAGGCCCTTCGATTGCTTCCACTGCCTTAAGTTGTTCCTGATTTAAGCCTGCTAAGAAATCTTTAATCATGCTAGTCGTAAGTATAAGGTATTGCGCAAAGTTAATCTAAAAGCTGCTTTTGGAGCGGGTCTTCGGGAGAGTTTAGAGAATTTAAAGAAGTTAGGCGCTGATTAAGTTGGTTGAAACTAGAGGTGACTTCATCGGCGCTGTTTTTAGCATTAGTGACGTGCTTCGTCATCACTCTTAAATTTTCCCCAAACTTTTCGGCATCATGATCAATGGATCGAATCGCCGCTAAAATCTGTTTAGCCCGCTCTTCGACTTGCTTTCCTTCAAGCCCTATTAATATCGCCTTTAAATAAGAGTAAAAGACGTTTGGAGAGACTGGCAACACCCGCTTTTCCCAAGCGACCCGCGTCAAATCCTCGGAATTGACCACGATTTCGTAATAAATGGCTTCACTGGGAATGTACATTAGGGCAAAATCAACAGTGCCCTCACTCGGTAAAATATATTTTTTGGCAATATCTGAAATGTGTTTTTTAACATCACTTTCAAAATCTTTTTTAACCCGAGCCCGATCGGCATCGTTTTCGGTACGCACCATGGCCATAAAGTTTTCTAAAGGGAATTTAGCATCCACTGGAATTAAACCTTCGGAAACGCGGAGGACAGCGTCGCACTTTTGGCCATCTTTAAACTCGAATTGCAGTGCATAGGCTTCATTTGGTAGCATTTGGGCTAGAAGATCCGCCAGAACTTGCTCGCCAATATTACCCCGAAGCTTAGGCGACTTTAAAAAGTCTTGTAGGCTTTTCATAGAATGCCCAATTTCGCTCATAATCCCAACTTCTTTTTGCACTCCTTCCATACTTTTACTTACTTCCATAACGGCCCGAGCGGCATTATCCAAGCGCTTCCCGAGGACCTCGTTTTGCTGCAAAAGTTTTTGGTTAAGTTGTTCGGTGTTAGTGTTAAGTGACGACCGAACGTCTTTCAAGTTAGTGCCCACTTCCGTCTTCATCTGCTGCATCGTTTCCCACAGCATCCGCTGAGCCTCTTCGTTTTGTGGCTTCTGCAACTTCTTCATTTCGTTTAAAAGAATATAAACGGTCACCCCGAAACCAAGAACGATTAGGACAAGTACAATGACGATGGAAAAATTGGTCATGGGCTTAGTATATGGTGGACATTGATCGATGTCCATCACGATTGTAGTGGCGGCATGAATGTCACCACTACAGTGTGTTCTTGACAGCACCCCATAACGAATGCTATACAAACAACATATGTTCACACCTCTTTTCTCAAATGTTTTAATAGAACCCTTGGAAGGCGAGCAGAAGACCGCCTCCGGAATTATTATCCCAGACTCGGCCCGCGAAAAACCCCAAAAAGGCAAAATTATTGCCGCCGGTCCTGGAAAAACTGAAGACGGTAAGCTAACTCCAGTCTCCGTAAAAATTGGCGACACGGTGATGTACAAAAAGTGGGGCGGCACCGACATCAAAGTTGACGGAAAAGATTACTTGATAGTTGAAGAAAAAGATATTTTAGGAGTTTTAAATTAAGGAGGTTTTATGGCCAAACAAATCATTTACGGCGAGGAAGCTCGCAAAAAACTAAAAACCGGTATCGATACCTTGGCCGCAGCCGTGGCGACCACTTTGGGGCCTAAGGGACGTAATGTGGCCATTGATAAAAAGTATGGCGCTCCCTCAGTTGTTCACGATGGTGTTACGGTCGCCAAAGAAATTGAACTCCCTGATCCTTTTGAAAATATGGGGGCCGCTATGGTTAAAGAAGCCGCCAGCAAAATTAATGACGTGGCCGGAGATGGCACCACTACCACCACTATTCTTGCTCAAGCCATTGTTAACGAGGGCTTTAAAAATATCGCCGCTGGCGCTAATCCGATGATCCTTAAGGCTGGTTTGGAAAAAGCATCGGAGCTAGTCGTGGCTGAAATTGCCAAGATAAAAAAGGAAGTTTCTAAGCCGGAAGAAAAAGTGCAGATTGCGACAATTTCTGCTGGTGACGCCGAAATTGGGAAGCTTATCGCTGAAGCTTTAGAGAAAGTTGGTAAAGAAGGCGTGGTCACGGTTGAAGAATCCAAAGGACTGCAACTGGAAATTGACTACCGCGAAGGGATGCAACTGGATAAAGGCTACGTTTCAGCTTATTTCGTAACCAACACCGACCGGATGGAAGCCGAGATTAGCGACGCTTACATCCTCATCACCGATAAAAAGATTTCGGCGATGAACGATCTACTCCCGATTTTGGAAAAACTCCTAAAGGTCAGCCGTAATCTCGTAATTATCGCTGATGATATTGACGGTGAGGCCCTGGCGGCGTTGGTCCTTAATAAACTTAAGGGGACCCTAAACGTCCTAGCTATCAAAGCCCCAGGCTTTGGTGATCGGCGTAAAGAAATGCTTTCCGATATTGCGGTTCTCACTGGTGGTAATGTCATCTCCGAGGAACTCGGGCGGAAACTCGAGAATGTAGAAGTTGATGACCTCGGTCGGGCGGACCGGGTAAAAGCGGCTAAGGACGAATCGGTCATCGTTGGAGGCAAGGGCCAAAAGAGCGCTATAGAGGCTCAAGCGGCGACGATCCGAAAGCTAATTGCTGATACCACATCGGATTACGATAAAGAGAAACTTCAGGAACGTTTAGCGAAATTGACAGGCGGAGTGGCCGTCATTAGCGTGGGTGCGGCTACAGAGGTCGAGTTAAAAGAGAAGAAGTTACGGGTTGAAGACTCAGTAAACGCTACTAAGGCAGCCATCGAAGAAGGCGTCGTGGTTGGCGGCGGGGTGGCCTTCGTTCGCGCTCGGGAAGCTTTAAAGAACAATAATCTTAGTGAATCCGAAAAAGTTGGCGCTGATATTTTGTACCGGGCTCTCGAGCAGCCAATTCGAATGCTGGCCAAGAACGCCGGAGCCGATGACGGTTGGGTAATTCGAGAAGTCGAGAAGCGTGGTGGTAACATTGGCTTTAACGTGATGACCATGGAATTCGGGGACCTAGTGTCTCAAGGCATTATTGACCCTGCCAAAGTTTCCCGCAGCGCCGTGCAAAACGCTGTTTCCGTGGCGATGATGGTTTTAACAACTGAAGCCTTGATCACCGATTTACCGGAAAAGAAAGAATCGACTTCTGGTTCAGGAATGGGTGGAATGGGCGGCATGGATATGTAAGTTTGTTTTATAGGTATCAAGAATTTTTTGACGGTTATCGTTTTTCTTAAAATGAGCTTTATTTAAAGTGACCTCTTCGGAGGTCATTTTAGTTTTCATAAACTTTAGTTGAAGATCATAGGCAAATTTGTCCAGTAATTTAATGAGTACGTTTGTCTGTTTTGTTGTGCTAGTCCAAACCGGTTCGGATAAACTTAATCCTTGGGGCAAAAATTCAGCCACCCATTTGTTACTCACCAAAAATTTCTCATAAATATAATTACGGTTGAGAATTGGTGTCGTCATTACCAAATTAAATGCGGTGTAAATGTTTTGGTCCTCCCAGGCTAGATTTCCTGAAGTCACCCAGATGTTGGGGCAGATGGTTGAGCGGTATTTACGAACAAACAACAAATAACAAACAGCAATTAAACGAGTCAGCCATAAAGAACTAGGACTGGTCACAATCATGACATCGGTGTCACTCTTCTCCGTGGCATTCTTGGCAGCTACTGATCCAGTCACGAAAATTCCTTGCATATACGGCCAGAAAAATAACGGTTTACAGATTCGATAAGCTTCAGCTATTTTTTTCTCAGATATTTTCCGTCGCTCCTCCCGGTCAACTTGAACGGTAGAACTTGGCAAGGAATACCAGTTTATATTTTTTATGACCTTATTAGTGTCAACTAAAATTTTTAAAGCTTCTGATAACTCGTCTTCTTTGTGAAGTTGATAGCCAATTAAATATNNNNNNNNNNNNNNNNNNNNNAAAGACCGCAAAATAAGATAGGGTTTTAATGATGGCAGTTTCAAGTTCGGTCACAGTAATTTTACGGCATCAAGCGTCTCGTTAACTAAGCGGTCCGCTATTTGATTCTTTTCACGCGGTACGTGGTTGAATGAGAGTTTTATAAAGTTAATTTGAAGTTCTTTGATCTTGTCAGCGATTGATTTGAGATTAGCATCTTTAATTCTATACTCCCCCTTCATTTGTTTCACAACTAGTTCACTGTCTAAATAACAGTCCAGCTCCGTAGTCCCCGCTTTGACCGCTGCCTCAACACCGGCAAGAAGTCCGCAATACTCAGCGTGATTATTAGTAGCCTCTCCTAAATAATTACCGCATTTATCACGCAGATTCCCCGCAGGGTCAAAAAGCGCGTAGCTACAGGCAGAAGGCCCGGGGTTACCACGGGAACCGCCATCCGAAAATAGTTTCCAAGTGGTAGTAGACGTCATTTGTCAGAAAGATAAAATCGCAGTGAAAGTAGTGTTAGTCCGGCAAATAGTAATCCCAAAAAGACTCCCGTGCCCAGAAGTATGGGACTGATTTTAACAGTTTCTAGAAGTGGTGTTTTCTCTAAGATCTTAACACTGATTTTACTATCACCCGACTGGTTAATTTCAGAAACCTGACTGGTAGCTAACTTTGTGACAGCTTGCCATTCTTCCGAGGCTGCCTCACTGGTTTTGGCCGTCACAGTAACCGAAATTATTTGCGGTCCAGATTTTTGTATTAGAGTATTATTATTGAATCTTTTAACGTCAATGGATGTGGCGGCGGCTCCAATTGATTTTAAGGCAGCTTCTTTAAGCGGTAAACTCTTTAAAATGGCAACGACGCTGTCGGTGTACTGCTGCGCGGTCTGCTCTGCATAGTATCCTTCGTAAGTGAAAAAATTAGGCGAAACGGCGTCGGCTTCGCGAGTCACAAATAATAATCCGGATGCTTTGAATGTCGACGGCAGGAAGGTGACCACCCAACCGGCCACTGTCCCAACAACTAAGGCGCCTAAGAACAGCTTTATGAGCAGTGGCTTAAGTTTTAAAAATAAATCACGTAGTTCCACGTCGTAATTGTACACCCAAGGACTGTCTTTTTCCCTCATTTTCATATATAAATAGAGTACTGCCATGCCTAAATTTCAAAAGGGAGACATCCCGCGAGTTTTAATTAATAATGCCGTCAGTTTCCTCGGCCTTAATTTGAGTAGTGAACTGACTCTGAACGGTTTTGACGTCACCTCCAAACAGGACGGTCGTCCTTTTGATTTCTTAGTT
Proteins encoded in this window:
- a CDS encoding GNAT family N-acetyltransferase codes for the protein MEILDIRQTHEWGNFLKALGWESVYFKDGDNEVAVRVKKLPLTSIIKVQRPNELTPKLIAEIRRIGRDNRAFLTKLEPRQNSSLDQIIAAKFKLDSWPLSAPKTIILDLTISPEERLKLMSKDGRYCLRQAQKNLEQLKDSLRIDVLKNPSANNIADFYKIFTLTAKANHFWVPSLSEITAKAQAFGDSCQIFLASENNEPLAGAMVLSTGTHAFYLHAASTPRAQELELPYAIIWKILETLKAQGFVSLDLEGIYDERYANLTKKWQKFTVFKRFWPRP
- a CDS encoding ATP-dependent DNA helicase — its product is MIKDFLAGLNQEQLKAVEAIEGPVLVAAGPGTGKTQILAARIANILTKTDVPPDAVLALTFTESGVRAMRERLLKTIGPTAYYVNIATFHSFCSDIIKGSPDQFAMVEDLEPLSDLQRLQIFREILDKGEFNALKPFTNHYFYVPAIIKALQELKREGVTPDEFEKLSKDNTKEASVDEVTSKSAIAEREKNLEKQRELFAIYKTYEETLKTKGLFDFEDMINFVVEKFKTDEEFLRKYQERYQYILVDEFQDTNNAQNEVLRLLASFWDEPNIFVVGDANQSIYRFQGASTENMVGFVKRYKNCQKISLTKNYRSSQIILDAATELISKNELRLSKIFSDIPEGLEAAAVKDGPKILVGEFGSATTENFFVGNKVKELIDGGLDSKEIAVIYRHNKDSDQIADTLDRLGIEYDLEGGNDVLEDYDIQKFLLLLKAIDNARRSTDDLDWFTLFNYEFLKIDALDVLKLARFASNCKINFVEAINHQDFEKNSKVKNVASFKDFLTKLLAWEKADSQKTFVEFFEQVLNESGFLEWLLNLPDAHEKLNKINSLFSEVKKLNLATRTLGLSEFLKNLEIMQNNHLNIAETVINVSQNAVRLTTAHRAKGLEFKVVFIIGCLDKKWGNNSVRELIKLPEGILKNTDLSKKEKNEDERRLFYVALTRAKSQVYLTYALSGNGENSKGAVPSMFIAEISEDKKEKIDPSKFEDRAIEIVKEVLQPVPASTEKALAEEKEFLAEVLRDFKLSVTALNTYTECHYKFKLNNLLRTPRAKSRSLSLGTAVHMALDKFFQEYKVAGVLPKVDLLTTVFIDAATKELLSPKDLKAVLTQGQKILNSYYESNRANLVKPLYTEKLFGYGYGKIYLDDIPLVGKVDRVDVIDPVKKLVRVVDYKTGKPKTRGDIEGTTKYSDGAYKQQLVFYKLLTELDRTFNGYEVAETELDFVGDRGNDGKKEVFVITKAETDNLKDVIRKTMVNLRGLDFARTTNLNACKFCDYQKHCWPNGLPTAKDEQIELNI
- the rmuC gene encoding DNA recombination protein RmuC — its product is MLSRTHCSGDIHAATTIVMDIDQCPPYTKPMTNFSIVIVLVLIVLGFGVTVYILLNEMKKLQKPQNEEAQRMLWETMQQMKTEVGTNLKDVRSSLNTNTEQLNQKLLQQNEVLGKRLDNAARAVMEVSKSMEGVQKEVGIMSEIGHSMKSLQDFLKSPKLRGNIGEQVLADLLAQMLPNEAYALQFEFKDGQKCDAVLRVSEGLIPVDAKFPLENFMAMVRTENDADRARVKKDFESDVKKHISDIAKKYILPSEGTVDFALMYIPSEAIYYEIVVNSEDLTRVAWEKRVLPVSPNVFYSYLKAILIGLEGKQVEERAKQILAAIRSIDHDAEKFGENLRVMTKHVTNAKNSADEVTSSFNQLNQRLTSLNSLNSPEDPLQKQLLD
- a CDS encoding co-chaperone GroES, which produces MFTPLFSNVLIEPLEGEQKTASGIIIPDSAREKPQKGKIIAAGPGKTEDGKLTPVSVKIGDTVMYKKWGGTDIKVDGKDYLIVEEKDILGVLN
- the groL gene encoding chaperonin GroEL (60 kDa chaperone family; promotes refolding of misfolded polypeptides especially under stressful conditions; forms two stacked rings of heptamers to form a barrel-shaped 14mer; ends can be capped by GroES; misfolded proteins enter the barrel where they are refolded when GroES binds), whose amino-acid sequence is MAKQIIYGEEARKKLKTGIDTLAAAVATTLGPKGRNVAIDKKYGAPSVVHDGVTVAKEIELPDPFENMGAAMVKEAASKINDVAGDGTTTTTILAQAIVNEGFKNIAAGANPMILKAGLEKASELVVAEIAKIKKEVSKPEEKVQIATISAGDAEIGKLIAEALEKVGKEGVVTVEESKGLQLEIDYREGMQLDKGYVSAYFVTNTDRMEAEISDAYILITDKKISAMNDLLPILEKLLKVSRNLVIIADDIDGEALAALVLNKLKGTLNVLAIKAPGFGDRRKEMLSDIAVLTGGNVISEELGRKLENVEVDDLGRADRVKAAKDESVIVGGKGQKSAIEAQAATIRKLIADTTSDYDKEKLQERLAKLTGGVAVISVGAATEVELKEKKLRVEDSVNATKAAIEEGVVVGGGVAFVRAREALKNNNLSESEKVGADILYRALEQPIRMLAKNAGADDGWVIREVEKRGGNIGFNVMTMEFGDLVSQGIIDPAKVSRSAVQNAVSVAMMVLTTEALITDLPEKKESTSGSGMGGMGGMDM
- a CDS encoding ribonuclease HI family protein, yielding MTSTTTWKLFSDGGSRGNPGPSACSYALFDPAGNLRDKCGNYLGEATNNHAEYCGLLAGVEAAVKAGTTELDCYLDSELVVKQMKGEYRIKDANLKSIADKIKELQINFIKLSFNHVPREKNQIADRLVNETLDAVKLL